The stretch of DNA TCATCGACTTTTGATTGCCACCCACGACCCAAGGCTTTAAGTTTTTTTAAAACATCTGGTGACAAACGAATTGATACTTGCTCTTTAGGGTTATCAATTTGTGGTCGCCCTCGAGAACGTTTAATGCTTTCAGCTAAATCAGGAAATACTTCTGCAAATGATTTTGCTTGAGCAATTTGTTCATCTGTCGCTTCTGGAGCGTCTGGATCATATGCAATTTCTTTTTGAATTTCAGCCTCTTCTTCATCGGTGAGAGGTTTAATATATGGATATTTCGTCATAATATTAAACTCCTTTCTTTTTTGCTCGCACGTCTCATAGAAATGATAGAAACCGCTTCATCGCCAAGTGTAGCAAAAACGACTGCAATAACATTATTGGTAAAAACATTAATAGCCATAAAACGTCCTTGCTTTGCTGGAAGGATGATCGCTGTTTCAAAAAATTCTATTTGAAGATCAGCAAAATCAAGCCCATGTTTTTCAATGTTTTTGTGTCGTTTAATTTCATCATAAGTAATAATCATAAATTAATGTATTACATTTATTCAAAGAGGTCAATAATAAAAGTGATACAAAATATCTTTAGTGTTTATTTCCTTTAAATTTCTCTTGGTAACATCAGCGTTCCTGTGCACGTAAAATAAGCTTATACATGCCAGATTCCGAAGCCTGTACATCCGTCACAATAAAATGCTCTTGAGAAAAGCTATCTTTCGTACTTTCAAGCGTCATAACTACA from Bartonella tribocorum CIP 105476 encodes:
- a CDS encoding BrnA antitoxin family protein; amino-acid sequence: MMTKYPYIKPLTDEEEAEIQKEIAYDPDAPEATDEQIAQAKSFAEVFPDLAESIKRSRGRPQIDNPKEQVSIRLSPDVLKKLKALGRGWQSKVDDILRKAVGL
- a CDS encoding BrnT family toxin, whose amino-acid sequence is MIITYDEIKRHKNIEKHGLDFADLQIEFFETAIILPAKQGRFMAINVFTNNVIAVVFATLGDEAVSIISMRRASKKERSLIL